The Yoonia sp. SS1-5 genome contains a region encoding:
- the uxaC gene encoding glucuronate isomerase translates to MNDQSLNGIAGLIYDGIRQLPIVSPHGHCDPQWFADDTRFPDPAALLIQPDHYVFRMLYSRGVTLEELGIGAAKDPRDVFRTFAAHWHLFLGTPSRRWLEYSFREVFGLDVPLSVETSDLYFDEIALRLRQDSFRPRALFDRFGIAVLATTDGALDDLAAHGKIDAADWGGRIIPTFRPDSIINPHHPHFADDMTALATLTGTDCAQFPEYLDAIRQRRAFFKQMGATATDHGVTDLQTAWLDADTLQDLLTRALAGELSGLEAARFEGHMLTEMAQMSVEDGLVMQLHVGSRRSTNRALFAAHGPDMGADIPQPVNWVTGLDALLNRVGNNPALELILFTLDETTYARELAPMAGHWPALRLGPPWWFHDSENGIARYLDQVVETAGYWNLAGFNDDTRAFTSIPARHDLWRRGVAVHLGQQVARGRMGRSDAADMAKLLAHDLALESYRLGG, encoded by the coding sequence GTGAATGACCAATCCCTCAATGGTATTGCAGGCCTCATTTACGACGGCATTCGGCAACTGCCGATTGTGTCCCCGCATGGCCATTGCGACCCGCAATGGTTTGCCGATGACACCCGCTTTCCGGATCCGGCCGCACTGCTGATCCAGCCCGATCATTACGTGTTCCGAATGCTCTACAGCCGTGGCGTCACGCTTGAGGAACTGGGGATCGGCGCGGCCAAAGACCCCCGTGACGTATTCCGCACCTTTGCTGCCCATTGGCATCTCTTTCTGGGGACCCCCAGCCGACGGTGGCTGGAATATTCCTTTCGAGAGGTGTTTGGCTTGGATGTGCCGCTATCCGTTGAAACCAGTGATCTCTATTTCGATGAGATTGCCTTGCGTCTGCGGCAGGACAGTTTTCGCCCGCGCGCCTTGTTTGATCGGTTTGGCATCGCGGTTCTGGCGACGACCGATGGGGCGCTGGATGATCTTGCCGCCCACGGGAAAATTGATGCAGCAGACTGGGGTGGGCGTATCATTCCAACATTTCGCCCCGACAGTATCATCAACCCGCACCATCCGCATTTTGCAGATGACATGACCGCCCTTGCCACACTGACCGGCACAGATTGCGCGCAGTTTCCGGAATATCTGGATGCGATCCGCCAGCGCCGCGCTTTTTTCAAGCAGATGGGCGCCACCGCAACGGATCACGGGGTCACGGATTTGCAAACAGCATGGCTGGACGCGGACACCCTGCAAGACCTTCTGACCCGCGCGCTTGCAGGTGAGTTGAGCGGCTTGGAAGCCGCCCGGTTTGAAGGGCATATGTTGACCGAAATGGCGCAAATGTCGGTTGAGGATGGTCTGGTCATGCAGCTGCATGTTGGATCACGCCGATCGACCAATCGGGCGCTGTTTGCGGCGCACGGGCCTGATATGGGCGCTGATATTCCGCAGCCCGTGAATTGGGTGACGGGGCTTGATGCGTTGTTGAACCGGGTGGGGAATAACCCGGCGCTTGAATTGATCCTGTTTACGCTGGACGAAACGACATATGCGCGCGAACTGGCGCCGATGGCAGGGCATTGGCCAGCACTGCGGCTGGGACCGCCCTGGTGGTTTCATGACAGCGAGAACGGGATTGCCCGCTATCTTGATCAGGTGGTGGAAACCGCAGGCTACTGGAACCTGGCAGGCTTTAACGATGATACGCGGGCGTTCACATCCATCCCGGCCCGGCACGATTTGTGGCGGCGTGGCGTGGCGGTGCATTTGGGTCAGCAGGTCGCGCGCGGCCGGATGGGCCGGTCGGATGCTGCGGATATGGCCAAGCTTCTGGCCCATGATCTGGCGCTGGAAAGCTATCGGCTGGGGGGATAG
- a CDS encoding mannitol dehydrogenase family protein: MPRILHFGIGNFHRAHQAAYIQVADPAWRITGVSLRHATIRDALASQGFGYTLVIRDADAARYERMAVHDEVLVGPEDGAAILDRIADPDVKMITLTVTEKGYHLGADGRLNKTAPLIAHDLAAQLPSTAIGFLARGLRRRADECGPPVNIVSCDNLPDNGRKLAQAIVAFSEWAGLDLASYLDAHVRFPNTMVDRIVPATTDALRAEVADATGLMDAHPVATEAFSEWYIADTMLSPIPDLGGVGVRIVADVAPFELRKLRMLNGAHSLLAYAGVLAGHDYVHQAIRDAQLRDQVAAFWEEAASTLPAASRDGADDYAQALLARFANPGLRHELRQIAMDGSLKLPIRIAPVIAARQARGQTAPAAEGARHAWASFVAAALRSGTAIDDPRADIFAELGKTHRGDEPALISALLDQISG; the protein is encoded by the coding sequence ATGCCAAGGATCCTCCATTTCGGTATCGGGAATTTTCACCGCGCGCATCAGGCGGCCTATATTCAGGTCGCCGATCCGGCATGGCGGATCACAGGCGTGTCGCTGCGCCATGCCACGATCAGGGATGCGCTGGCGTCGCAGGGTTTCGGCTACACATTGGTCATCAGGGATGCCGACGCCGCGCGCTATGAACGGATGGCGGTGCATGATGAGGTCTTGGTGGGGCCAGAGGATGGCGCAGCCATTCTGGATCGGATTGCCGACCCCGATGTGAAAATGATCACCCTGACCGTGACCGAAAAAGGCTATCACCTTGGTGCAGATGGCAGGTTGAACAAGACCGCCCCTTTGATCGCGCATGACCTTGCCGCGCAACTGCCATCAACGGCGATCGGGTTTCTGGCGCGTGGGCTGCGGCGCCGGGCGGACGAATGCGGCCCGCCGGTGAATATCGTGAGTTGCGACAACCTGCCGGACAACGGGCGCAAGCTGGCGCAAGCCATTGTTGCGTTCAGCGAATGGGCCGGGTTGGATCTGGCATCTTATCTGGACGCGCATGTTCGCTTTCCGAACACGATGGTGGATCGGATCGTTCCGGCAACAACCGATGCGCTGCGGGCGGAGGTTGCGGATGCCACCGGGCTGATGGACGCGCATCCGGTGGCAACCGAGGCGTTTTCCGAATGGTATATCGCGGACACAATGCTGTCGCCGATACCTGATCTGGGTGGTGTGGGTGTCCGGATCGTGGCCGATGTCGCGCCGTTTGAATTGCGCAAATTGCGGATGCTGAACGGGGCGCATTCGCTGCTGGCCTATGCGGGGGTGCTGGCCGGCCACGATTATGTGCATCAGGCGATCCGTGATGCGCAATTGCGCGATCAGGTCGCGGCATTCTGGGAAGAGGCCGCAAGCACGTTACCTGCAGCAAGCCGAGATGGTGCGGATGATTATGCGCAGGCGTTGCTTGCCCGCTTTGCCAATCCCGGCCTTCGGCACGAATTGCGACAGATTGCGATGGATGGATCGCTGAAATTGCCCATTCGCATCGCACCGGTTATCGCGGCCAGACAAGCACGCGGTCAGACTGCCCCCGCCGCCGAGGGGGCGAGGCATGCCTGGGCCAGCTTTGTGGCGGCCGCCCTACGCAGCGGGACCGCCATTGATGATCCGCGCGCCGACATCTTTGCCGAGCTCGGCAAAACCCATCGCGGTGATGAACCCGCCCTGATTTCAGCCCTGCTGGACCAGATTTCAGGTTAG
- a CDS encoding choline dehydrogenase: MEVEADYIVVGAGSAGCVLANRLSADPNNKVILLEAGGRDINPWIHIPVGYFKTIHNPKVDWCYKTESDPGLNGRSIEWPRGKVLGGSSSLNGLLYVRGQPQDYNRWRQMGNQGWGWEDVLPLFKRAENNERGADEYHGNEGPLSVSNMRIQRPITDAWVAAAQAAGYKFNPDYNGAEQEGVGFFQLTSRNGRRCSAAVAYLNPVKSRENLQIITHAQVEKVIIKDKHATGVTYTDRAGNQQTVTARREIVLSGGAINSPQILMLSGIGDADHLGDHGIEVVEHLAGVGRNMQDHLQARLVYKCNEPTLNDEVSSLLGQAKIGLKYLMFRAGPMTMAASLATGFMKTRDDLETPDIQFHVQPLSAENPGKGADKFSAFTMSVCQLRPESRGEIRLQSAEPRTYPKIIPNYLSTETDCRTIVEGVNIARRIARHAPLTSKISEEFRPHKDLDIDDYDATLDWARSNTASIYHPTGTCKMGQGKDAVVDDQLRVHGIAGLRVADCSIMPEIVSGNTNAPAIMIGEKASDLILGKA; this comes from the coding sequence ATGGAAGTGGAAGCTGACTATATAGTTGTCGGCGCGGGATCAGCAGGTTGTGTTTTGGCCAACCGATTGAGCGCAGACCCAAATAATAAGGTCATTTTGCTGGAAGCCGGCGGGCGCGACATCAACCCGTGGATACATATTCCGGTCGGATATTTCAAAACCATACACAACCCAAAGGTGGACTGGTGCTACAAAACAGAATCAGACCCAGGGTTGAATGGCCGGTCCATTGAATGGCCCCGCGGCAAGGTTCTGGGCGGTTCATCCTCGCTGAACGGGCTGCTTTATGTCCGTGGACAGCCGCAGGATTACAACCGGTGGCGGCAAATGGGCAATCAGGGCTGGGGCTGGGAAGATGTGCTGCCCTTGTTCAAAAGGGCCGAGAATAACGAACGCGGCGCGGACGAATATCACGGCAATGAAGGCCCGCTCTCGGTCTCGAATATGCGCATTCAACGTCCGATCACTGATGCCTGGGTCGCGGCCGCGCAGGCCGCCGGCTATAAATTCAACCCCGACTATAACGGGGCCGAACAGGAAGGTGTGGGATTTTTCCAGCTGACATCGCGCAACGGACGGCGTTGCAGCGCGGCTGTCGCTTACCTTAATCCCGTGAAATCCCGTGAAAACCTGCAAATCATCACCCATGCACAGGTCGAAAAGGTTATCATCAAGGACAAACATGCCACTGGCGTCACCTACACGGACCGCGCAGGCAACCAGCAAACGGTGACCGCACGGCGTGAAATTGTGCTGTCGGGCGGGGCGATCAACTCTCCCCAGATCCTGATGTTGTCGGGTATCGGTGATGCGGATCATCTTGGTGATCATGGCATTGAGGTCGTCGAGCACCTTGCAGGTGTCGGGCGGAATATGCAGGACCATCTTCAGGCGCGGCTGGTTTACAAATGCAATGAACCCACATTGAATGATGAGGTCAGTTCGCTTCTTGGGCAGGCCAAGATCGGGCTGAAATACCTGATGTTCCGTGCAGGACCCATGACAATGGCGGCGAGCCTTGCCACCGGGTTCATGAAAACACGCGACGATCTGGAAACACCCGATATCCAGTTCCATGTGCAACCGCTCTCTGCGGAAAATCCCGGCAAGGGGGCTGACAAGTTTTCGGCATTCACCATGTCCGTCTGCCAGTTGCGCCCGGAAAGCAGGGGCGAGATCAGGTTGCAAAGCGCCGAGCCGCGGACCTATCCCAAAATCATCCCCAACTACCTGTCGACCGAAACCGACTGTCGGACAATTGTCGAGGGGGTCAATATCGCCCGGCGCATCGCCCGGCACGCCCCGCTGACCTCAAAAATCTCCGAGGAATTCCGGCCGCACAAGGATCTGGACATCGACGACTACGATGCAACCCTTGACTGGGCGCGCAGCAACACCGCGTCGATCTATCACCCGACGGGCACCTGCAAGATGGGTCAGGGAAAAGATGCGGTGGTCGATGATCAGTTGCGGGTGCACGGGATTGCCGGGTTACGCGTGGCCGATTGTTCGATCATGCCCGAGATCGTCTCGGGTAACACCAATGCGCCGGCCATCATGATTGGCGAAAAGGCGTCGGACCTGATCTTGGGCAAGGCCTAG
- a CDS encoding TRAP transporter substrate-binding protein, with protein sequence MGVGDKLKHISRRDLFKVAGTYGMSSTLMAAGTFGGAMSLANLASAAESTYERRFSKPAKFNLKFGASGFNARNLLIERAGALEFARDLESRTDGEIRIEFIGDNQICGQLSCVEKTQQGIVDIYAASTQNSAGGAPYLNVLDYAYMFPSRAAQYHFLYSPESQRILRDPLEARHGLKFLFSHCELRGIQLGLGWEDRETVTSIEQLFGTKNRVTGTQLGRIAMEALNLNPVPVAWEETLDGLKQGLIDGAETWASAVAYANMSPVVSQSVDLRFFCGTEHTSMSASVFDSLDGYLQDAVMESSYLAQVHVQAANEAALVKTVGHSDPQLPGTIFAENNVRNAFLADDQIKMAEEMCSPEFQPQLWEEWRERINGWAGGIDTYQDIYNVAREIPVDTLPENVEPRRWWRS encoded by the coding sequence ATGGGAGTTGGAGATAAACTGAAGCACATTTCACGGAGGGACCTGTTCAAAGTTGCAGGGACTTACGGGATGAGCTCCACGCTGATGGCGGCTGGTACTTTTGGCGGGGCGATGAGCCTTGCGAACCTGGCGTCGGCAGCAGAATCCACCTACGAACGCCGCTTTTCGAAGCCGGCAAAATTCAACCTTAAGTTTGGTGCCTCGGGCTTCAACGCGCGGAACCTTCTGATCGAGCGTGCAGGCGCGCTTGAATTCGCACGCGACCTGGAAAGCCGGACTGACGGCGAGATTCGGATCGAATTTATCGGCGACAACCAAATCTGTGGTCAGCTGTCTTGTGTGGAAAAAACGCAGCAGGGTATCGTTGATATCTATGCAGCCTCCACCCAGAACTCTGCCGGTGGTGCGCCATATCTGAACGTGCTGGACTATGCCTACATGTTCCCAAGCCGTGCGGCGCAGTATCACTTCCTGTATTCGCCGGAATCGCAGCGCATCCTGCGTGATCCGCTTGAGGCCCGTCATGGCCTGAAGTTCCTGTTCAGCCACTGCGAATTGCGCGGCATCCAGCTGGGCCTTGGCTGGGAAGATCGTGAAACAGTGACCAGCATCGAACAGCTGTTTGGCACCAAGAACCGCGTGACGGGCACACAGCTGGGCCGTATCGCGATGGAAGCGCTGAACCTGAACCCGGTTCCTGTGGCATGGGAAGAAACACTTGATGGTCTCAAGCAGGGCCTGATTGATGGTGCGGAAACATGGGCATCTGCCGTGGCTTACGCGAACATGTCGCCCGTTGTGTCGCAATCTGTTGATCTGCGCTTCTTCTGCGGAACAGAGCATACGTCGATGTCTGCATCTGTCTTCGACAGCCTGGACGGCTACCTGCAGGATGCGGTCATGGAATCTTCCTATCTTGCGCAGGTGCATGTGCAGGCCGCCAACGAAGCGGCGCTGGTCAAGACCGTGGGTCACTCTGATCCGCAGCTTCCGGGCACGATCTTTGCTGAAAACAATGTGCGCAACGCATTCCTGGCCGATGATCAGATCAAGATGGCCGAAGAAATGTGCTCGCCCGAGTTTCAGCCGCAGCTCTGGGAAGAGTGGCGCGAGCGGATCAACGGCTGGGCCGGTGGCATCGACACATATCAGGACATCTACAATGTTGCGCGGGAAATCCCGGTCGACACATTGCCAGAGAATGTCGAGCCACGCCGCTGGTGGCGTAGCTAA
- a CDS encoding TRAP transporter small permease, translated as MSMFSDIGAILSAFASQDSFEIRNALRSEAAWIVGAIATILGGLFFLFLYRFVPLLERHLEKTIMVWSYLAIAFIIFWGVIDRFVFNNQQPWSTTIPPLLFMIMAWYGASYNVRLRTHLSFSEFRTALPRTGQLFCLCVDAVLWFGLAVIVVTTTSRLTALSASNFQIVLGTDDTMQWWFLAAAPVAFLMLTGRVFENLVDDFRNYRNGDPLIEQAVIGGDT; from the coding sequence ATGTCAATGTTCAGCGACATCGGCGCTATTCTATCTGCATTCGCATCTCAGGACTCTTTTGAAATTCGGAATGCCTTGCGAAGCGAGGCCGCATGGATCGTCGGCGCAATTGCCACGATCCTTGGGGGCCTGTTTTTTCTGTTTCTGTACAGATTTGTTCCATTGCTGGAGCGGCATCTGGAAAAAACCATCATGGTCTGGAGCTATCTGGCCATCGCCTTCATCATCTTTTGGGGGGTGATTGACCGTTTCGTGTTCAACAACCAGCAGCCATGGTCGACGACCATCCCGCCGCTGCTGTTCATGATCATGGCGTGGTATGGCGCATCGTATAATGTCCGCCTGCGCACGCATCTGAGTTTCAGCGAATTCCGGACGGCCTTGCCGCGCACCGGGCAATTGTTTTGCCTTTGCGTTGACGCGGTCCTGTGGTTTGGCCTTGCGGTCATCGTTGTCACGACAACCAGCCGATTGACGGCGCTGTCTGCGTCCAACTTCCAGATCGTGCTGGGGACGGATGACACGATGCAGTGGTGGTTCCTTGCGGCTGCACCGGTTGCCTTTTTGATGCTGACCGGGCGGGTGTTCGAAAACCTCGTGGATGATTTCCGGAACTACCGCAATGGCGACCCGCTTATCGAACAAGCGGTAATCGGGGGGGATACTTAA
- a CDS encoding TRAP transporter large permease — protein sequence MTDGSWVTIISLGVTFLFMMGVPVLLIIAYWVIGCSFVLGLTLDNMGAELLNVFNKGFALLAMPLFILTGDLINKSGIARRLSDFAYSCLGWLRGGLAMASLGACGLFAAISGSNSATTATIGSMLHPEMVKGGYDERFSAATAAAGGTVGIIIPPSIIFIVYGFLMNLPISDLFIAGIIPGTLMVVGMQLACWIICTLNGWGYLIPLQLNRVLKTAFGAWLGFLAIGLVLWGIYTGKFSPTEAAGVTVGFCIAAGLISYPLNKMMGTHKGDDREVTEKGWAEMFVVEGFTIPEIPSIVVRSAQITGILAPLIAISVVMQQILSLLGAQQVIGDFVTSMGGPYAVLFTAMAIVFIAGMVLESLPVTIILAPILAPIVTSPAIGVDPVHFSVIFLVGASIGFITPPYGLNLYVASGVTGVPYFRLLRYTVPYLAALFAVWIFVALVPDTALLLLPNR from the coding sequence ATGACCGATGGATCCTGGGTCACGATCATCTCGCTTGGGGTGACGTTTCTATTCATGATGGGTGTGCCCGTTCTGCTGATCATTGCCTATTGGGTGATCGGCTGTTCCTTTGTGCTGGGGCTGACGCTCGACAATATGGGGGCGGAACTGTTGAACGTGTTCAACAAGGGTTTCGCGCTGCTGGCCATGCCGCTCTTTATCCTGACCGGCGACCTGATCAACAAGTCCGGTATCGCCCGAAGGCTTTCGGATTTTGCCTATTCCTGTCTAGGCTGGCTTAGGGGCGGGTTGGCGATGGCGTCGCTGGGCGCCTGCGGCCTGTTTGCGGCGATTTCGGGGTCGAACTCGGCGACGACCGCGACAATCGGCTCGATGCTGCATCCGGAGATGGTCAAAGGTGGCTATGACGAACGCTTCTCGGCGGCCACGGCTGCTGCGGGTGGTACAGTCGGGATCATCATTCCGCCGTCGATTATCTTCATCGTCTACGGCTTTTTGATGAACCTGCCGATTTCGGATCTGTTCATTGCGGGGATCATCCCGGGGACGTTGATGGTTGTGGGCATGCAATTGGCCTGCTGGATCATCTGTACCTTGAACGGCTGGGGCTACCTGATCCCGCTGCAACTGAACCGGGTGCTGAAGACTGCGTTTGGTGCATGGCTTGGGTTCCTCGCGATTGGTCTGGTTCTCTGGGGGATTTACACCGGCAAGTTCTCACCAACCGAAGCGGCAGGCGTCACGGTGGGCTTTTGTATCGCTGCGGGTTTGATCAGCTATCCGCTGAACAAGATGATGGGCACCCATAAGGGTGATGATCGCGAAGTGACGGAAAAAGGCTGGGCCGAGATGTTCGTGGTCGAAGGGTTCACCATTCCCGAGATTCCGTCCATCGTTGTCCGCTCTGCACAGATCACCGGTATTCTGGCACCTCTGATTGCGATTTCTGTTGTGATGCAACAGATCCTGTCGCTGCTGGGTGCCCAGCAGGTGATCGGCGATTTCGTGACCTCCATGGGCGGGCCCTATGCGGTTCTGTTCACGGCCATGGCGATTGTCTTTATCGCGGGCATGGTGCTGGAAAGTCTGCCGGTGACGATCATTCTGGCGCCGATCCTGGCCCCGATTGTGACCTCGCCGGCCATTGGGGTTGATCCGGTTCACTTCTCGGTCATCTTCCTGGTGGGGGCATCAATCGGGTTCATCACGCCGCCTTACGGTCTGAACCTGTATGTTGCGTCCGGGGTGACGGGCGTGCCCTATTTCCGGCTGCTGCGTTACACGGTGCCTTATCTCGCGGCATTGTTTGCGGTCTGGATTTTTGTGGCCTTGGTTCCCGACACGGCGTTGCTGTTGCTGCCAAACAGATGA
- a CDS encoding IclR family transcriptional regulator, translated as MTELGAGETPGQIPTNMRLLLLLEHVARAGVPVTPASVNDALGLPKPTIHRLFATAEAEGFLQRDIDGRSYSPGRRMRILAINTLSAERVRTVRVAILKSLAEKVGETCNIAIPEREGMYYLDRVETHWPLRIQLPIGTEVPFHCTASGKMYLSTLRPDYLERFLKNYTLTPMTDQTVTDSAELTALLDKARAEGFATDNEEFMDGMIAIAVPILDDRGRMLSTLSIHAPTQRRNLDDMLGHLDNLKMAAAELGVIVGR; from the coding sequence ATGACTGAACTGGGCGCCGGCGAAACACCGGGTCAAATTCCGACGAATATGCGGCTGCTGCTGCTGTTGGAACATGTGGCCCGCGCCGGCGTCCCGGTTACCCCTGCATCGGTCAATGATGCGTTGGGGTTACCTAAACCCACGATACACCGGCTATTTGCAACCGCCGAGGCCGAGGGTTTTCTACAACGCGATATTGATGGCCGCTCATACAGCCCGGGACGGCGGATGCGTATTCTGGCGATCAATACCCTGTCGGCCGAGCGCGTGCGCACCGTCAGGGTTGCGATCCTCAAATCGCTTGCCGAGAAAGTTGGCGAAACCTGCAATATCGCCATCCCCGAACGCGAGGGGATGTACTATCTTGACCGGGTGGAGACCCATTGGCCGCTCCGCATTCAATTGCCCATTGGAACCGAGGTCCCGTTTCATTGCACGGCGAGCGGCAAGATGTATCTGTCCACCCTGCGTCCCGACTATCTGGAACGGTTTCTCAAGAATTACACACTGACCCCGATGACCGACCAGACGGTCACGGATAGTGCCGAACTTACGGCCCTGCTGGATAAGGCCCGTGCCGAAGGGTTTGCGACGGATAACGAGGAATTCATGGACGGTATGATTGCGATTGCTGTTCCCATCCTTGATGACCGGGGGCGGATGCTGTCGACACTGTCCATCCATGCGCCGACCCAGCGACGTAATCTCGACGATATGCTGGGACATCTCGACAACCTGAAAATGGCGGCTGCCGAGCTTGGCGTGATCGTCGGCCGCTAG
- a CDS encoding universal stress protein, with the protein MGYQTIATVLNADSDQNAAFEAAIAFAKEWDADLEIYGLTLTYLDSPHYYMGASAVMIAEQAGDGKERAAAQKAEISARLKSENLRWHLHQATLPHSAIQNYLGRNLRFCDLVLLPRPYQGSDNVAALVEAALFDAERPVLMIPRGAATTVKMDRIALGWNGGAEALSAIRAASPLCRQASHVDICKVVANDADGDTPDPLLTYLRRHKIAADLSLLPMSDQGAGQTLLMHAHDSGADLLVAGAYGHSRLREAVFGGATRKLLESADIPMFMSR; encoded by the coding sequence ATGGGATATCAGACCATCGCAACTGTCTTGAACGCAGACAGCGACCAGAACGCGGCATTCGAGGCCGCAATCGCATTCGCAAAGGAATGGGATGCAGACCTCGAAATATACGGGCTGACGCTGACATATCTTGATAGCCCGCACTATTACATGGGCGCATCGGCGGTCATGATCGCGGAACAGGCCGGTGACGGCAAAGAACGCGCTGCCGCCCAGAAGGCCGAGATCAGCGCGCGTTTGAAATCTGAAAACCTCCGCTGGCACCTGCATCAGGCGACGCTGCCGCATTCCGCCATACAGAATTATCTGGGCCGCAATTTAAGGTTCTGTGACCTGGTGCTTCTGCCCCGGCCCTATCAGGGCTCTGACAACGTGGCTGCATTGGTAGAGGCAGCGCTGTTCGACGCGGAACGCCCGGTTTTGATGATCCCCAGGGGCGCGGCGACGACCGTGAAAATGGACCGGATTGCACTGGGCTGGAACGGCGGGGCCGAAGCATTGTCAGCCATCCGGGCGGCAAGTCCGCTGTGCCGACAGGCAAGCCATGTCGATATCTGCAAGGTTGTCGCAAACGATGCCGACGGCGACACGCCAGACCCGCTGCTGACCTATCTGCGCCGCCACAAGATCGCGGCCGATTTGTCGTTGCTGCCAATGTCAGATCAGGGGGCAGGGCAAACCCTGCTGATGCATGCACACGACAGCGGCGCCGATCTTTTGGTGGCGGGTGCCTACGGCCACTCGCGCCTGCGCGAAGCGGTATTTGGCGGGGCAACCCGAAAGCTGTTGGAAAGTGCAGACATACCGATGTTCATGTCGCGCTAG
- a CDS encoding co-chaperone GroES, with amino-acid sequence MAFTPLHDRVLVRRIESDEKTTGGLIIPDSAKEKPAEGEIVSVGEGARKDSGELIAMSVKAGDKVLFGKWSGTEVKIDGEELLIMKESDILGIM; translated from the coding sequence ATGGCATTTACACCACTTCACGACCGCGTACTGGTTCGTCGCATCGAAAGCGACGAAAAAACGACTGGCGGCTTGATCATTCCTGACAGCGCCAAGGAAAAGCCTGCTGAGGGCGAGATCGTCAGCGTTGGCGAAGGCGCGCGCAAAGACAGCGGTGAGCTGATCGCGATGTCTGTCAAAGCAGGCGACAAGGTGCTGTTTGGCAAATGGTCCGGCACTGAAGTCAAGATCGACGGCGAAGAGCTGCTGATCATGAAAGAAAGCGACATTCTCGGCATCATGTAA